The genomic DNA TTCGTGTAAAGGTAGAGGCTGGTTATTGGTGACAATATAGGACGTTTCTGGATGTTCCACGTGAATCAACTGCACTAAAAACTGGGCCAAATCATCAATATGAATCCGGTTAGACCAGTGAATTTGAGGATAGTTTTGGGTCGTTGCAGCCAGCTTGATCATTCTTGCCACGGACGTGCCATAAATTCCTGTAGGACGGATCACCACACAGCGTTCAGTGAATGCCTGTTGATAGAGTTGCTCCATTTTCCAGAGTAATCGCCCCTGCTCATCTACAGGTTGAATAACAGATTCATCATCAATACGCTCGCCCGCATTTTCACCATAGACCCGGGTTGATGACACCACCACAATTTTTTGCACTGGATGGGACTTTAAGGCTTGAACAATCGGAGCCACTGAATCGACATAAGTCTGTTGATAGCCTTCCACAGAACTTTGTGACGGCGACAATAAAACATAGACCCAATCCACAGGTTCAAGATGAGTCAAATCAAGCTGATGCACATCCTGAATTAGATGATTTGCATAAACATCAGTTTTCGGACTTTGGCTGATTGTGGTAATTTGGTGCCCTTGCTGAAATAATTGTTTAGCAACCCGGGTAGAGGTTTGACCATAACCTATAAATAATATATGCATTAAGCACCTGATGATTTAACTCAAGTTGAGGGGACATGGCTGCAGTCCATCAATTGCAAGGGGTAGGAACTGCCTCTGCTGCACTACTGGAAAAACTGAATATTTTTACGACAGATGATTTGCTGTTTCATCTACCGCGTGATTATGAAGATCGTAGCACGATCATCTCCATGAACCAATTATCCGTGGGGCGTAGCTATTTGCTGGAAGGTATTGTGAAAGGGGTTGATTTTCCACCAGGTAAGCGTAAATCCATGGCCATACAGCTCCAGGATGATTTTGGCAAAGTCACCTTGCGTTTTTACCATGTCTATAAAGCCCTGACCGATCGAGCTAAAGTCGGCAACCGCTTGCGCATTTTTGGTGAAGTTCGTGTCGGTGCACGTGGTCTGGAACTGTATCATCCTGAAATTCAACTGATTACCGAACATACCCCCCTACCGAAAACCCAGCTTACTGCCATTTATCCAGCAACAGAAGGCTTAACTCAGCCCAAGCTGCGTGAATATGTTAAACAGGCACTAAAACAGCATAGTGATGAGCTGCCTGAATTATTGCCAGAAAAATTCACCAATGGTTATGCGCTAAAACAGGCACTGCAATATATTCATGAACCGCCACTGAATGCCAATATGCTACAGCTGGCGCAAGGTTCTCATCCGGCCCAGCAGCGGCTGATTTTTGAAGAGCTGGTGGCCCATCAGATCAGTCTGCTCTCACGGCGTGCCTATATCCAGCAGATTGCCGCCCCCTCTTTTAGCCCAAGTAAAAATTTTGCCAAGCAGTTATTGGCTGGCTTGCCTTTTGAAATGACCGGTGCACAGAAACGGGTCTCCAAAGAAATTGTGCAGGACTTAAAACAGAACAAGCCGATGCTGCGTCTGGTTCAGGGCGATGTCGGTGCTGGTAAAACACTGGTGGCTGGCGTTGCTGCCTGTCATGCACTGGAAGAAGGCTGGCAAGTGGCATTGATGGCACCGACGGAAATCCTGGCGGAACAGCATTATCTGAACTTTAAAAAATGGTTTGAGCCTTTAGGTCTGAATGTATCCTGGCTTTCAGGTAAACAGAAAGGCAAAGCTCGTGCAGCAGCTGAGCAAACCATTAAACAAGGCACGGCCAATCTGGTGGTAGGTACTCATGCCCTGTTTCAGGAAAATGTCGAATTTGCCAAACTCGGCCTGGTGATTATTGATGAGCAGCATCGCTTTGGGGTCGATCAGCGACTGGCTCTTCGTAATAAAGGCGTCAACAATACAACCCCGCATCAACTGGTGATGACCGCCACCCCGATTCCCCGCACACTCGCCATGTCTGCTTATGGTGACCTGGATACCTCGGTGATTGACGAACTGCCGCCCGGCCGTACCCCGATTCAGACCGTCACCATTCCTTTAGACCGCCGTGAAGAAGTGCTACAGCGTATTGCTAGCAATTGTGCTGAAGGCAAACAGGCTTACTGGGTCTGCACGTTGGTAGAACAGTCGGAAACGCTGGATGCACAGGCTGCTGAAGCGACTTATCAGGAAATTAAGGAACGTTTTCCTCAGCTCAACATTGGTCTGGTGCATGGCAAAATGAAAGCCGATGAAAAGCAGGCTGTAATGCATCAGTTTAAAGACAATCAGCTGCAACTCTTGATTGCCACTACGGTCATTGAGGTTGGCGTGGATGTACCAAACGCCTCCATCATGGTAATTGAAAATGCCGAACGTTTGGGACTTTCACAGTTACATCAGTTACGCGGTCGGGTCGGTCGTGGTGCGACTGCCAGTTTCTGTGCCTTGCTATATAAAAATCCGCTTTCGCAAAATGGACAGGAACGGCTGCGCATTATGCGTGAAACCAATGACGGTTTTATCATTGCCGAAAAGGATCTGGAAATTCGCGGGCCGGGTGAATTGCTCGGCACAAAACAAACCGGGGACATGGGCTTTCGGGTCGCCAAGTTAGAACGTGATGATCATTTGCTGAATCAGGCACATTATGTCGCGCAGCAAATCTTAAAAGACTATCCAGACAATGCAGAAGCCCTGTTAAAACGCT from Acinetobacter sp. CS-2 includes the following:
- the recG gene encoding ATP-dependent DNA helicase RecG, with the protein product MAAVHQLQGVGTASAALLEKLNIFTTDDLLFHLPRDYEDRSTIISMNQLSVGRSYLLEGIVKGVDFPPGKRKSMAIQLQDDFGKVTLRFYHVYKALTDRAKVGNRLRIFGEVRVGARGLELYHPEIQLITEHTPLPKTQLTAIYPATEGLTQPKLREYVKQALKQHSDELPELLPEKFTNGYALKQALQYIHEPPLNANMLQLAQGSHPAQQRLIFEELVAHQISLLSRRAYIQQIAAPSFSPSKNFAKQLLAGLPFEMTGAQKRVSKEIVQDLKQNKPMLRLVQGDVGAGKTLVAGVAACHALEEGWQVALMAPTEILAEQHYLNFKKWFEPLGLNVSWLSGKQKGKARAAAEQTIKQGTANLVVGTHALFQENVEFAKLGLVIIDEQHRFGVDQRLALRNKGVNNTTPHQLVMTATPIPRTLAMSAYGDLDTSVIDELPPGRTPIQTVTIPLDRREEVLQRIASNCAEGKQAYWVCTLVEQSETLDAQAAEATYQEIKERFPQLNIGLVHGKMKADEKQAVMHQFKDNQLQLLIATTVIEVGVDVPNASIMVIENAERLGLSQLHQLRGRVGRGATASFCALLYKNPLSQNGQERLRIMRETNDGFIIAEKDLEIRGPGELLGTKQTGDMGFRVAKLERDDHLLNQAHYVAQQILKDYPDNAEALLKRWLPEAPRYAYV
- a CDS encoding NAD-dependent epimerase/dehydratase family protein; its protein translation is MHILFIGYGQTSTRVAKQLFQQGHQITTISQSPKTDVYANHLIQDVHQLDLTHLEPVDWVYVLLSPSQSSVEGYQQTYVDSVAPIVQALKSHPVQKIVVVSSTRVYGENAGERIDDESVIQPVDEQGRLLWKMEQLYQQAFTERCVVIRPTGIYGTSVARMIKLAATTQNYPQIHWSNRIHIDDLAQFLVQLIHVEHPETSYIVTNNQPLPLHEVIQWFQRQLNLPELVVASPKETGKRIFATRMRESGFQLEHEDCFSDYAELLKTE